Part of the Neoarius graeffei isolate fNeoGra1 chromosome 15, fNeoGra1.pri, whole genome shotgun sequence genome is shown below.
gtcctacagggttgcaggcaagctggagcctatcccagctgactacgggcgaaaggcggggtacaccctggacaagtcgccaggtcatcacagggctgacacatagacacagacaaccattcacactcacattcacacctacggtcaatttagagtcaccagttaacctaacctgcatgtctttggactgtgggggaaaccggagcactcggaggaaacccacgcggacacggggagaacatgcaaactccacacagaaaggccctcgccggccgctgggctcaaacccaggaccttcttgctgtgaggcgacagtgcggccCTTATGCTgccttcatgtgctatgggaattatggtaaatgccaaacgccgacatggaaagcacacatgaacgccccctcttgtggtattttccactgggcaactcgtagaaaattttgatacacgagttgccgagatgagatgaactttaaccttttcaacatggcggcgagcggtacaagacacttgaatgttaagcattgtacgctactaaagttttttttactagtactagtgggtagttttttgtgtctatgcaatgttgcgtcattaacaagtgtaatataatacgttagaaatccgtttcatttaaaaatgtgttgttatggtttgtttttacctatccagagcagacgctattgctaacgatagctaactaactattgctaacttgaatctggtccaccatctttaatttgtcaacaacaacaaaagcatgtgaacacaacacactggtaaataccacttcccaactggaaaatatcatcttcccatagcacatgaacgcagcattactCTTCCAGTGCAAACTTTAGGCGCCATTTTTTATCAAGTGGGCGACATTTTGGAATAATATGGAAAATTGCGTAAATTATATTTCTGTGCAAAATAACTTAgtttaaaatgtaaaatgtaagcaaaatgtaaagtaaaatttaagaataaaataaaacatcttTTAAAAGCTTCTGAGTACTTGCTTAAGATTTTTCTCACTTTGTGATTATTCTCGGTTATTTCCTATTTTGGTATACAAATGGGTATTTGATGGTTTTTAGGCTTAGGTCGAACTTTAGTATATTTTTtcggttttgttttttatttgtatttactTATAACAATGTGTATACAGGAGACTCtcatcaccgtggtgtttttcggaTAGGTCCTGTTGTTTAAGCGGAACCAATAACCTGCCGGAAATCACCCGGAACACTATTGATGTGCGACGGGGAGAAGATGGCGGCGGCCATGGTGCAAATGGCCTGTTTGTACCGTGGGATGTTAGCAGTGAGAGCCGCGGGGATCCGACCGCTCATTCCTGGGCTTGTGCCGAATCAACTCAGAACTTTTTCTATGAACAAGGAACCGGAATTAGAGGAAAACCCGTATTATAGTAAATATGAAGAGAAGATCAGAACACTACGGAGGTAATGCAAATTATATACAACCTTGCTCTAGTACTACAACACTAATATCAATCCTGTCCttttataatatattttttaatcatATTCGTTTAAGCGCATATGTTGTGCATTATGTTAGATTTAAGCAATTTGCCTCTATATGTTTTCATATGAATAAATATGACTTGAATAAAATGAATCATAGGGTGGCAGAGTTATATTTATAACTATTAGATTTCATGTTTAATAAAAGTGCATATCATGTAGATTTATCTATGTATTTATGTATAATAATCTCTACGTTTATGGATGAGaatcatgcctttttttttttaattgtatctCCAGCACCAAACCTCGGGAATACAAAGCCCGACTTGAGAAGTGCAGTGAGATAAAGAAGGAACCTGTTGGACATTCAAAACAAGCTGACTTCATTAAACTAATGGAGCAGGAGGTAACTGACAGCTGAAACAAAGACATGTTTTTATTCATTCGTTTCACGTAAGTTTACATAACCTGTACTCTTCTAGTATATTAGAATGTATTCATGCCTTCTTTTAATGTGGAATATTTTTACTGTCTTTTTTTAGAAAGATAAGAGAGATAAAGCTGGACCTGGAGGTTTTACCAAAAACAAGGTAGCAGAACTTTGCATATCCTTAACTAAGATTAATTTAGTTCTGGATTTCTGAAttattttctgttttgtttttgtgacAGACCTTAGATTCAATACTCAACCTTGACATGGTGAAGGACAAACCGGGTCCAGAAATTGGAGAGGTGGCAGCTTTGTTTATTGATTGAAACATTAATAAAATATATTCtagatatactgtatgtatgattAGTTCATGGAGAATATTTTGGACATGGCAATGGCAACTTAAATTTATTAGTTACTAATTGAAACATTAAAAAGATATTATCCTTTCTGTAGCTCTGGATGAACTACTTCTCAGCAAAAGACACAATCAGTGCTGTTATACCGGTAAGTAAGCTCATTTCTTTAGTTTGCCAGTGCATGGTCAAATAATTGGATTTAGAGGATATTTGgtaaagtgatgaagcatttaattaaatacatttttttttttaaattgcacaaTGTCACATTCAGCTAGACAGCTAAGATTTCACAGTAACTAAATACTTTTTATACTTCAGGGTTCAACATTTGAGATGATGATCAACCGTGCCAAGTTATGCCCAACGGTAAGATGTACAGTATTGGTATCTTTAAGATGGCCATGTTTATTTAATTGTCCTGGAACCCTAAGGGTGCATTCACATAGGCAGAGTTTGGTACATTGTTTAATTTTAGGCAAACAACACAGCAAGTTGTGAAAATGAGTTGTGAGACACAAACTGAACCAAAAGGCAGAACTGTAGAGCTGCAGAAATTCTGTGTGCTCTGGATATTTGGACAAAAACAAACACTGAAACTAACCTAAACCAACATGTGACCTAAAAAAGCAGGATCAATTTTGCTTTGGTTCAGACTCCGCAAACAGACTAATAGGTGTTAAGGTGCACATTTATTTCAGTCACCTGTTCAAGTAGTAGCTGTACCTTCTCCCATTAACATCTTCAAATAAGAAACACGAGTGTGAACTGTGTAAGTTTGAAGCTCCATATGTGTAGATGGCTAACCCAATGAAACCTACAGGACCCTGAGATCTCCAGCAATAATATCATTTATGTCACAGGATCCCAACCCTGATCCTCGAGTATGTGTCATGCACATTGTAGTGTTTCTCTGCTCTAACACACTTCAACAAAAGGAgggtgttaattagctaattaatttTGGAGTTATTTGGATTAGGGAATACACTAATGTGTCGGACAGGGGTTTTTCCGGACCAAGTTCTGGAACCTGAGATAGACGTGGTGGTGATGATAAAATACCATTTGACCACAAGGTGGCAGTATTGTATTAAAAAACTACAATGAAATCTTCTCGTCCACGTTAGGGATCTGTTGTTGGGTTTcagctggagaaaaaaaaaatacagtttgtTTTGGGCATATTTGTTTTATTTGGATTAGAACTAAATCATTTTGAATGTACATCAAAAAATTTGCAATGTATTTTTTATGACATCAGTTTGTACAAGTTATCAAAATCACATTTAAAAATGCCCTTAGGTACTcttaatttattattaattaattgattaatttgcggcggtacggtggtgtagtggttagcgctgtcgcctcacagcaagaaggtccgggttcgagccccgtggccggcgagggcctttctgtgcagagtttgcatgttctccccgtgtccgcgtgggtttcctccgggtgctccggtttcccccacagtccaaagacatgcaggttaggttaactggtgactctaaattgaccgtaggtgtgagtgtgaatggttgtctgtgtcagccctgtgatgacctggcgacttgtccagggtgtaccccgcctttcgcccgcagtcagctgggataggctccagcttgcctgcgaccctgtagaaggataaagcagctagagataatgagatgattaatTTGCATGAACCTTGTTTCTCCATCAGTTTCTATACGCTCTGCCCCGAAAAGAAGGATATGAATTCTTTCTGGGTCAGTGGGCAGGTCAGGAGCTACACTTCACCTCTCTTATCAACGTTCAGGTAAAAAGTTCTGCAGATGGACTAAGTTACATCCCAGTCTATGGCCTACTGTCTCTTAAAGCACATTGTTGATTTTCCTTCCAGACTTTGGGAGAAAACGCTTCTAGCCAGCTAATTCTGTACCACTACTCAGACCTGAAGCAGGACAAGGACATTGTGCTCATGACTGCTGAAATGGATAGCAAGTTTATTGTGAGTAGCACACTCAAGTGTTTGGCTAATACTGTTGGTAAAGGAATAGTTTGGCTAATAGTGAAATTTATAGTTAAAATTTTATTCATGGAGTTTGTGTTATGGTAAATTGGCTTCTGTTAGTTAAAAACAATATTGGACACTCTGCTTCAGTTTAAAACTGaagtgggaatttttttttcctaaatttAAAGTTCCTTTGAGAGTATGCTATTTGTCTTCCATACATGTTCTGCATATTGTATGTTCTTTCTTGTGCTCTTGTTCTCCAGACTGTTCTTGAAGCTCAGTGTTTGGCCAATCAGGTGCAGTTATTTTATGCAGCACAGAGACATGAAACTTTTCAACTAGTAGAGACGTTCAACCATAGACCGGCGGAGTTCAAACACATGTCTGTGATTGCAGAACTTGAGCAGAGCGGGATAGGGCAAGCAGTCACTGCAAAGTAACACCTAGTCCTGTGGGGAAGAGGTTGGAGGAGCCATGTGTAAAGGAGAGGAAGGACACTCTCCTGGCAGAGAAACTGTCTAGTCTTTATCCCTACATTGTACTGACTGTATTAGCCCTAGCTGCGATCATCTTACAATCTCAACCCAAAGGTTCAAGATGTTTCTCTGTGTCTCTGGCTTTAATCTTTGATGACTCGTTGTATTTCAAGGAATGAAGAATTCACCACTTTAGACCACTAAAAGTGACTTTTCTTCAACCATGATAAAAGGGTAAAGTAGAGAAACAAGTCTGAAGCTTGACTATCCAACATTGAGCTTGGGAAATTGTATTTATGATACTGTGCATGAGGGCAGTTGACTCTAACTGGAGAACATAAATAGTTTGGAATATGAGAAGACAGTTATACATATTGTTGGCTTTGAATGTTGTCTGATGCATTTGTGCAAATAATGAATGGAACTTTTTTAGCATTAGAGTTGGAACAGTTACActgacagtaccagtcaaaggtttggacacagttactcattactatcaatgagtgtgtccaaatctttgactggtactgtatatgaactTCATGGCCACATTAATTTAAgtcatgtaatttaaaaaaaaaattaagtgtaaatgtgaaaatcatttgtttcactgtttgatatcttatTGGTAATAATATACAGTGTAAGAGTGAATCTGTTGGTTCAACCTTTTTAACACTCCAGAGTGTCAAACAGTGCCTTAAAAGGCAACAATGATGTATAGATAAATTTACATCTCATGGAAATTTAAATTCATGGCAAAGCCTGGCATAATGGTTATAATGATGTAATATAGTttcacacctcatctcattatctctagccgctttatccttttacagggtcgcaggcaagctggagcctatcccagctgactatgggcgaaaggtggggtacaccctggacaagtcgccaggtcatcacagggctgacacatagacacagacaaccattcacacctacggtcaatttagagtcaccagttaacctaacctgcatgtctttggactgtgggggaaaccggagcacccggaggaaacccacgcggagaacatgcaaactccacacagaaaggccctcgccggccacggggcttgaacccggaccctcttgctgtgaggcggcagctctaaccactacaccgtgccgccctagtttcACACCTATTATTGAAAAATGGTTTCAATCAAGACAAATGTTAACTGCTGTGTATATACATTTGATCAAATTTAGCTAAATGTGTTCATTCTTTGAAGGCTTTGTTGTATCATGTATCTTGGCAAAACTGAAACTGTGAATCTGTTGTATCCAATTGTCATTCGATAAATTAAATCCTTCTCCCTTAAACCCAGATTGAGAACTTATTTAAATGGTTCAGTAATAGTGACTGTTACATGTGAGACAATTTGAATGTTATTCTGTCCACAAGGTTGGAACCCATGAAAGCAGCACTAACTTCACCCCCAAGCCCAAGTTAAACCCCTGtatttgcaacacatttcaattccaggtttaaaaaaaaaaaaaggcctgagTAATTACCTGACAGGTTAAATCAGGTGGGATTTGGGAACTATATGCTTTGCTGTGTTCTAGTATGGACTGTGAtcttcagcattctttctccattCTGCATGAAGTCAGTGTCAGTGCTGTTCAGTAAGAAGAGAATTAATTAGCTGTTATTAAAGTTTGCCACTTATAAATAAGGTCATTTATAAGGTGTCAGCTGTTATAATAAATAGCTTGGAGTGCAATTACCACCAccgtcctctgtgtgtgtgtgtttttaatcaTCTTAATGATATAAGTAATTGTTTTAAAATGTTTCATTTATCAGCACTTACGGTGCAACTTGAGTGTTAAATTAATGGGTAACTAAATTAACATGATATCCAATGCCTTTAATGTATGAATATCACCCCTGTGTGCCTGCTTTCACCTCTCATTCATTCATGTGatctttattctggtcagggttgCATTAAAAGTGTAGTAAGGCGAAGTATTGCAGGAAAATCTATTCAGCAGTCTTTCTGGTTAACAAGTTAACCCGATTTTGTACTGAATGAGTGTACCTGCTAACCAGCTACAGTGGTAtcttacagtgtgtgtgttttttttatgttttggtCATCTCTGTGGTTAACCAGTTACAGTGATAATGTACATTAGGTTATATTAATGTGTTGGTCACCTCTAAGGTTAACAAGTGAGTGATAACAGATGTGAGTTGAACACTACCATCATAAACCTCCTCCATGGCTCTCTTCAGGTGGAGCAGTCTTTTCCCTGCTCTGGAAACTAGTGATGGACGTGATGACTCGTTTTACGGATTCGATTCTTTTGAAGTGCGTCATCGTGCGCGAGTTTGAATTCATTTGATTCACCACTCATCCGTATGTTCATTGTTGAAACCTATGGTGTAAACAACAAACTATGCTTAGTTTAACCTATCAATATTGCCTTTACTACAGCTTAACATCATAAACTACTGCACTCAGAAAGCCCCTTTAGGGTGTATCTTTCACTTGGAGGTACAATAATAAAATACACCTTGATTAATTCTCCCAAATGGCTTTTTCAGAAttaatttacactaccgttcaaaagtttggggtcacccagacaattctgtgttttccatgaaaagtcacacttttatttaccaccataagttgtaaaatgaatagaaaaaatatagtcaagacatttttctggccattttgagcatttaatcaaccccacaaatgtgatgctccagaaactcaatctgctcaaaggaaggtcagttttatagcttctctaaagagctcaactgttttcagctgtgctaacatgattgtacaagggttttctaatcatccattagccttctgaggcaatgagcaaacacattgtaccattagaacactggagtgagagttgctggaaatgggcctctatacacctatggagatattgcaccaaaaaccagacatttgcagctagaatagtcatttaccacattagcaatgtatagagtggatttctgattagtttaacgtgatcttcattgaaaagaacagtgcttttctttcaaaaataaggacatttcaaagtggccccaaacttttgaacggtagtgtacatgaagCTTAATATTAAAATATAAAGAAAACTACATCCttaattacaataataataatatataaaattatataatGCTAGAATAAATGATGTAAAATAataattacaaaattaaaatCAGTGTCTTTTGGTGTGGATGTAGTGCACTTTAATAACATTTATGGACCTTTCTGGGTAAAAGAGGCatattaaaggtacaaaagatgGTCCAACCCCTGCGATAAGGAATAGAATAGTTTATTATGCTTTTTCCTGAGAGTGTATAGTAGGCTAATAAATAGCCTGGTATTACAAAACAGTAGCTTAGGATAACATGTGGTTGTGAATCATTTGGATTTGAGAAGCGTCCATCACCTTGGTTCAGTATTTCGGATGAAAGGAAAACCTTCGATTCGTTCGTACTTGTGAATCGATTCACTCGATTTGTTCAAAATATTTCAGACGGAAACGATTCGTCCATAACGGTTCGTCTCTGATCAGTGCGATCAGCCCCCAccgagaaggaaggaaggaaggacggaGGGAAGCAGAAGCAGCGCTCACACACTCGAGGTAGGAGAGCATCACTATCATCTGACTGGGAATTAACCGGCCTGATGTTGTGGGATAAGAAGCGCATGTTTTCTACACGCGTGTCAATCATCTGTGCATGTCATCTGTACATGTCATCGTTCAAGCCGTCGttaaagactctctctctctctctctctctctctctctctttgtgtgtgtgtgagctcttCATACCTGCTCACTGTTTACCCCTTATTATTTCTAATGTCTTTAATATTCCAAGATATCAGCTTATTAAATCTGTTCATTCATATTTGTAGGTGGCATGCTACCATAAAAATATACTGAGCTTTAAATTACACTTTAAATACCCATCAACCATATCAGGTCAtttgagaaagacatgttgattgCTGATGAATCGTACTTGACAGACCAAGCCCCAGTCGGTACACCATGATGACCTGTCGAGGCCTTTCCTACCCTGAACCGAAATGGTAGTCtgtaggaatcattttcacagctCAGAGCTCCATCTCCACACCTGTCTGGTTCTGTGCATTTACAGATGGCAAAAGCAGATCACCGCTTTGGACAAAGAGATGGCTCCGACCAGAACTTTGACTACATGTTCAAGCTCCTCATTATAGGCAACAGCAGTGTGGGAAAAACCAGCTTTCTGTTCCGATATGCAGACGACTCATTCAGTAACTCGTTTGTCAGCACTGTTGGGATTGACTTCAAAGTAAAAACAGTTTACCGTAATGACAAGAGGGTCAAACTCCAAATCTGGGTGAGTTCATTGGGATCGCATGTTCATGTGTTCATTTCTGGATACCCTTTTGTTGGTGTTTATGAATTTGTTCTCATGACCTATATTCTAACATGGACAGTACATCGATCATTGAGAAAGTTATATTTTTGTCCTGCACAAAAATAACAATACAGTGTGAATTCACACTCTTTGGGTGAACAGATGGTATATAAGTGTAAGTGATAGAATGTCAACCTCAGGACAGATCTTGCATACTGGGCACTTTGGTGCAAGATCTATTCTAAGCACATCGATGCATGCTTTGTCCCCAGCGCCCTTAAGGTGAATCATTTCAGAGTCCTCTGACTTTCAGTGCACATCCCTCTACCAGACTGTGAATGGAAATGGTATTTTATTCAGGAGGAAATGCAAGGCAAAAGCCTCCCTTGCTTGCATCATCAGTGCTGGTCGTCATAGCAGCAGTACAGCAGCACAGGGCAGAATGATGCTCAGAGCCAATTAAAGCTGCTCCTCAGAGTGAGGTGGGGGTGAAGGGTACTGGAGAGTAAACACACGCTTAAGGCTGAAGGCAGTAGCTTCAGTAAATTGCAGTTTGTGGTAAGCAACTTGTAATCAAGGCTGATTAAACAGCTGTAGAGTTCCTGATGTTGGAAAGGATGCACTGAGTTCTGCTGACGATTCTGCAGCTTTTCATGTGATAAAGTACACCCCAAATGAGTCatgttgtggtgtttttttgtttcattttgtttttttttaaatgaaacacGCTTTATACGTTGTCATAGTTTTCCTTATCTGAACCATCTGTGACATGCTCATTGGTGATTTGGACTCATCTGCAAAGCTGATTATTAGATACCAGTAAGCTGACTGTCATTAAATaagagttaataagacaaaaatcacagcttgtcatgtttctgagaaaccagaaagagcAACGTTCCTTTTTCTGATAATTCTTCCATGTCAGAAACCTTAaaggcactggagactccttccataactgtTAAATCTTTTCACAGAAGGCTTTACCTTATCTACAATTAGGCAATATGTTATGTTTTTGTTCAACAAGAACACGTTTTTTAAATCATTTAGATTACATAGTAGCACCTATGTTATTTATATCCGGCTTCAGTGGATGTGGAGCACAGCCATGCAAAtcactgtgaatgagctgttactatagaaacaatgtgttattaatataaacctgtgatttgccttgcagctgtaattactgtcagagttgctgttatCAAAAATGAATCACTTTCTGACCAATTAGGTACAAGCATTCAGTAGCGCTGTGGTATAAAGAAAATTAATTAACACATAAAGAGGTATATTACTGTTTGATGCAAACATTTTTAAAGCCATTCTCTACTGATGCTCATAATCAATATATTTGTGTTTAAATCAATCAATAATGAAATTACTGATTCTTCCATACATAATATTTAAGTATAAATGAAGAAGATGGTAATAGTTTCAATtccttaattatctcatctcatctcattatctctagccgctttatcctgttctacagggtcgcaggcaagctggagcctatcccagctgactacgggcgaaaggcggggtacaccctggacaagtcgccaggtcatcacagggctgacacatagacacagacaaccattcacactcacattcacacctacggtcaatttagagtcatcagttaacctacaataacctgcatgtctttggactgtgggggaaaccggagcacctggaggaaacccacgcggacacggggagaacatgcaaactccacacagaaaggccctcgtcggccacggggctcgaacccggaccttcttgctgtgaggcgacagcactaaccactacaccactgtgccgaatTCCTTAATTAGCCATGAAAAAAATGATAATCATAAGCTGGTTTTCAGATGGAGTGAGATTAGGAGACCAGGAGTTACTGCTTATGATACAGATACAGCTACCATTCTTACTGTGACATAAAGACATAATTTATGTCACAAATGATAAAGACCATCAGATAATCAATAATCTTTAATGCATGAGTTGGCCTTTTCATTTCATG
Proteins encoded:
- the atpaf1 gene encoding ATP synthase mitochondrial F1 complex assembly factor 1 isoform X1 gives rise to the protein MCDGEKMAAAMVQMACLYRGMLAVRAAGIRPLIPGLVPNQLRTFSMNKEPELEENPYYSKYEEKIRTLRSTKPREYKARLEKCSEIKKEPVGHSKQADFIKLMEQEKDKRDKAGPGGFTKNKTLDSILNLDMVKDKPGPEIGELWMNYFSAKDTISAVIPGSTFEMMINRAKLCPTFLYALPRKEGYEFFLGQWAGQELHFTSLINVQTLGENASSQLILYHYSDLKQDKDIVLMTAEMDSKFITVLEAQCLANQVQLFYAAQRHETFQLVETFNHRPAEFKHMSVIAELEQSGIGQAVTAK
- the atpaf1 gene encoding ATP synthase mitochondrial F1 complex assembly factor 1 isoform X2, whose protein sequence is MVKDKPGPEIGELWMNYFSAKDTISAVIPGSTFEMMINRAKLCPTFLYALPRKEGYEFFLGQWAGQELHFTSLINVQTLGENASSQLILYHYSDLKQDKDIVLMTAEMDSKFITVLEAQCLANQVQLFYAAQRHETFQLVETFNHRPAEFKHMSVIAELEQSGIGQAVTAK